One genomic window of Corynebacterium diphtheriae includes the following:
- a CDS encoding LysR family transcriptional regulator has translation MELEQLRQLQAVAEEGTISAAADALHLTQPALSRSIQRLERELGTELFRRTKNHVEFNEAGELALAAAADLTARAETLRRDLAALSRKQRTVTVASAAPAPSWRLAKLATQFMPGLILDPELAANPERADADLRITLRPPGHQLMTEDLYANVPAEHRLAGRRHVRFADLNGEPFLVLADIGFWMDVVRSHLPDSELLVQRDATVFEQLLAHSPLLAFSTQVSQPRPGRTSIPLADASAHATFFLAPGPHASASARELYAAITRS, from the coding sequence ATGGAGCTTGAACAGCTGCGCCAACTTCAGGCCGTCGCGGAAGAAGGCACGATTTCCGCGGCTGCCGATGCCCTCCACCTCACCCAGCCCGCCCTCTCCCGGTCCATCCAACGGCTGGAACGTGAACTCGGAACCGAGCTGTTCCGCCGGACGAAGAACCACGTCGAATTCAACGAGGCTGGCGAGCTCGCGCTGGCCGCAGCCGCGGACCTCACTGCGCGCGCGGAGACGCTGCGCCGAGACCTGGCGGCGCTGAGTAGGAAGCAGCGGACGGTGACGGTGGCATCGGCAGCACCGGCGCCGAGCTGGCGGCTTGCGAAGCTCGCGACGCAGTTCATGCCGGGGCTCATCCTCGACCCGGAGCTCGCGGCGAATCCGGAGCGCGCCGACGCGGACCTGCGCATCACGCTGCGCCCACCCGGCCACCAGCTCATGACGGAGGACCTCTACGCCAACGTGCCCGCGGAGCATCGGCTGGCGGGCCGGCGCCACGTGCGGTTCGCGGACCTCAACGGCGAGCCCTTCCTCGTGCTCGCGGACATCGGTTTTTGGATGGACGTCGTGCGCTCGCACCTGCCGGACAGCGAGCTGCTCGTCCAGCGCGACGCGACCGTCTTCGAGCAGCTCCTCGCGCACTCGCCCCTGCTGGCGTTTAGCACCCAGGTCTCCCAGCCCCGCCCCGGCCGCACGTCCATCCCGCTTGCCGACGCCTCCGCGCACGCCACCTTCTTCCTTGCCCCCGGCCCCCACGCCTCGGCGTCCGCGCGCGAGCTCTACGCGGCGATTACTAGAAGCTAA
- a CDS encoding N-acetylmuramoyl-L-alanine amidase: MQQRRRLISRTPKPVTAAIMAITLVGAAAVGVSTHTVLFTQGDAIAPINPELTTSSLADGNNVLVTDPAIATQGEGEGPKTVKEFHREQPFSQFALTWNGERDIAAFVRGQRPDGTWTEWFDTEPLDYGSDNPNHKKGTDLIYIEPTTTVQVSISGVDVLGPDAANLDAVFIDGGTSDLPENGINLTADSDGMPRVISRAGWGADESLRCSGPEYEDSTAAIVIHHTAGSNNYSQKESPGIMRGIYKYHAQTLGWCDIGYHALADKYGNLFEGRYGGLNKSIVGAHAGGFNSNTWAISMMGNYDVVQPPQVMIKSVGELAGWRAKVAGIDPKGYDTHYSEGSSYTFYPYGQAVRLPNIFAHRDVGNTSCPGQYGYAQMDNIRNIAKQKYDSIRSGSGATAPAAPSTPAKPAPAPAAPAAPSAPAATADTNPIARLSQGSTPANTGSLVGLAVAAATTLGLIGNLNNIGDIPVIGGLKLSQLQPIIGKIVELLGNNDISRVWRDVNSFASAALGNARSPIAHYASATGTPIDYALFDNGIVISNPETGTNALWGTIGDLWAQQGFEAGPLGLPTSSVFEVDGLQRVNFQHGYITFNPATSAIDIQVQ; the protein is encoded by the coding sequence GTGCAGCAACGACGAAGGCTGATAAGCCGCACGCCGAAACCAGTCACAGCAGCCATCATGGCCATCACCTTGGTCGGCGCAGCAGCCGTAGGCGTAAGCACCCACACCGTGCTATTTACCCAAGGCGACGCCATCGCCCCCATCAACCCAGAGCTGACCACATCCAGCCTTGCCGACGGCAACAACGTGCTGGTCACCGACCCAGCAATCGCCACCCAAGGCGAAGGCGAAGGCCCCAAAACCGTCAAAGAATTCCACCGCGAACAACCCTTCTCACAGTTCGCGCTCACTTGGAACGGCGAACGCGACATCGCAGCCTTCGTCCGTGGCCAACGCCCCGACGGCACTTGGACCGAATGGTTCGACACCGAACCTCTCGACTACGGATCAGACAACCCCAACCACAAAAAGGGCACCGACCTGATCTACATCGAACCCACCACCACAGTGCAGGTATCCATCAGCGGCGTTGACGTCCTTGGCCCCGACGCAGCCAACTTGGACGCAGTCTTTATCGACGGAGGAACCTCCGATCTCCCCGAAAACGGCATCAACCTCACCGCCGACTCCGACGGCATGCCCCGCGTCATCTCCCGCGCAGGCTGGGGTGCCGACGAATCCCTCCGCTGCTCCGGACCAGAATACGAAGACTCCACCGCAGCCATCGTCATCCACCACACCGCCGGCTCCAACAACTACAGCCAAAAAGAATCCCCCGGCATCATGCGCGGCATCTACAAATACCACGCACAAACCCTCGGCTGGTGCGACATCGGATACCACGCCCTCGCCGACAAATACGGCAACCTCTTCGAAGGCCGCTACGGCGGACTAAACAAGAGCATCGTCGGCGCACACGCAGGTGGCTTCAACTCCAACACCTGGGCTATCTCCATGATGGGCAACTACGACGTAGTCCAGCCCCCACAAGTCATGATCAAATCCGTCGGCGAACTCGCCGGCTGGCGCGCCAAAGTCGCAGGTATCGACCCCAAGGGCTACGACACCCACTACTCCGAAGGCTCCAGCTACACCTTCTACCCCTACGGCCAAGCAGTACGCCTGCCCAACATCTTCGCCCACCGCGACGTAGGAAACACCTCCTGCCCAGGCCAATACGGATACGCCCAAATGGACAACATCCGCAACATCGCCAAGCAGAAATACGACTCGATCCGCTCCGGCTCCGGCGCGACAGCACCCGCTGCACCGTCTACGCCAGCAAAACCAGCGCCTGCACCAGCCGCTCCCGCAGCACCTTCTGCGCCAGCCGCAACCGCTGACACTAATCCCATCGCGCGACTCAGCCAAGGCTCCACCCCTGCAAACACAGGCTCCTTGGTCGGACTTGCCGTCGCAGCAGCCACCACACTCGGTCTGATCGGCAACCTTAACAACATTGGCGACATCCCCGTCATCGGCGGGCTGAAACTCTCCCAGCTCCAGCCCATCATCGGCAAAATCGTTGAACTCCTTGGCAACAACGACATCTCCCGTGTATGGCGCGACGTAAACTCCTTCGCCAGCGCAGCCCTCGGCAACGCCCGCTCCCCCATCGCCCACTACGCCTCTGCCACCGGCACCCCCATCGACTACGCCCTCTTTGACAACGGCATCGTGATCAGCAACCCAGAAACCGGCACCAACGCCCTCTGGGGAACCATCGGCGACCTATGGGCACAACAAGGCTTCGAAGCCGGCCCCCTAGGACTACCCACCAGCTCCGTCTTTGAAGTTGACGGCCTCCAGCGCGTGAACTTCCAACACGGCTACATCACCTTCAACCCAGCAACAAGCGCCATCGACATCCAGGTGCAGTAA
- a CDS encoding RloB family protein: protein MSKSAKGKRKQRPPRKLLSRWVIVVEGSKDKSECSYFDRIKQIVGRNTSSLSVKVVPGDGEPTKVFEKAQSLRDNYDRIILVMDTDSHAHLSSVLQSCAEDSKIDAVVTSPMFELWLLWHVEDCARQLDKTALEKLLKGKKIVDGKRGKSLHPAFPLDNYRDAIIRAKRSWPNLTCNKPAPNPGSSVPWVLEQLDATQE from the coding sequence GTGAGTAAGTCGGCCAAGGGCAAGCGGAAGCAACGCCCACCAAGAAAACTACTTTCTAGGTGGGTAATTGTCGTTGAGGGGTCCAAGGATAAGTCAGAATGCTCTTACTTCGACAGAATCAAGCAAATTGTTGGTCGCAATACCAGCTCGCTAAGCGTCAAAGTTGTGCCAGGTGACGGAGAGCCAACAAAGGTGTTCGAAAAAGCCCAATCGCTCCGAGACAATTACGACCGCATCATTCTTGTAATGGACACCGACTCCCACGCTCACTTGTCTTCTGTTCTCCAAAGCTGCGCAGAAGATAGTAAGATCGATGCAGTCGTCACTAGCCCAATGTTTGAGCTTTGGTTACTTTGGCATGTCGAGGATTGCGCAAGACAACTAGATAAGACCGCTCTGGAAAAATTGCTCAAGGGCAAGAAAATTGTGGATGGAAAACGGGGAAAGAGCCTGCACCCCGCTTTCCCTCTGGATAATTACCGTGATGCAATTATAAGAGCTAAACGTTCTTGGCCAAATCTTACCTGCAATAAACCAGCTCCAAACCCTGGGTCGTCGGTGCCTTGGGTACTGGAACAACTGGATGCCACGCAGGAATGA
- a CDS encoding AAA family ATPase yields the protein MKLISFEVSNHRSFRDDVYFDFSRPILTTNLPPKGKTWSDCLFPVAVVVGANASGKTNLLRALDFVSEAVRRSSTSWLEEDQMTRDPFQLSPETRSGLSRYTIDFVTDVASKGAELRYRYEFEIGPNGVEMEELKQYKSARPTMLLGRHRVGGKLKLRYGAQMGSAPQLSDRELALSRARQVGHEILGPLAGELADLRTYNVGDQERQRRIQWMTRDLAEGKLSVERLQQLAQAADIGIVRIELDEQDLPAEASRFLEAIEKHFSESEAVNGDSNEPKISEENRIRIARSLRFVHNQSQGEQVSFGIKDESAGTIAWLALAFAVLDVLRNGGLLLVDELDTSLHPHLAAEIVRLFQDPDTNRNGGQILLTTHDVTLLENDTDLQLDYRQVWFTQKDLDGSSELFSAADFGLKPKSNLAKQYREGRLGGVPLLATSLIRDMILS from the coding sequence ATGAAACTCATCAGCTTTGAAGTTTCCAACCATCGCAGTTTCCGTGATGATGTCTACTTCGATTTTTCGCGGCCGATTCTCACTACGAATCTTCCCCCCAAGGGAAAGACGTGGTCAGACTGCCTTTTCCCTGTAGCTGTCGTGGTAGGAGCCAATGCTTCCGGCAAAACGAACCTGTTGCGAGCTTTGGATTTTGTGTCCGAAGCAGTACGACGATCATCAACAAGTTGGCTCGAAGAAGATCAAATGACTCGCGACCCATTCCAACTCTCTCCAGAAACACGGAGCGGATTGAGCAGGTACACAATTGACTTTGTCACAGACGTTGCCAGCAAAGGTGCCGAACTACGTTATCGCTATGAATTTGAAATCGGACCTAATGGAGTCGAGATGGAGGAACTCAAGCAATACAAGAGTGCACGCCCGACGATGTTACTCGGCCGCCATCGCGTCGGAGGCAAGCTCAAACTTCGCTATGGGGCCCAAATGGGCAGTGCCCCTCAGTTATCCGATCGCGAATTAGCTCTATCGCGAGCTCGCCAAGTCGGTCACGAAATCTTAGGTCCTTTGGCTGGTGAATTAGCAGACCTGCGCACCTACAACGTGGGCGATCAAGAGCGCCAACGACGCATCCAATGGATGACCAGAGATTTGGCGGAAGGCAAGCTTAGCGTTGAACGGTTACAGCAACTAGCTCAGGCTGCTGACATTGGAATTGTCCGCATTGAGCTCGATGAACAAGATCTTCCTGCCGAGGCCTCGAGGTTCCTCGAGGCCATAGAAAAGCACTTTTCTGAATCCGAAGCTGTTAACGGTGACTCGAATGAACCCAAGATATCTGAAGAGAATCGGATCAGGATTGCTCGCAGCCTACGCTTTGTCCACAATCAGTCACAGGGGGAGCAGGTCTCGTTCGGTATTAAAGACGAGTCTGCTGGAACAATCGCATGGCTAGCCCTCGCTTTTGCGGTTCTCGATGTGCTTCGCAATGGCGGGCTTTTGCTCGTCGATGAGTTAGACACTAGCTTGCACCCCCACCTTGCCGCAGAAATCGTGCGTCTTTTCCAAGACCCCGACACTAATCGCAATGGAGGTCAAATCTTATTAACAACCCACGATGTAACTCTTCTGGAAAACGATACCGACCTTCAGCTTGATTACCGGCAGGTGTGGTTCACCCAGAAAGACTTGGATGGATCCAGTGAACTGTTTTCCGCAGCTGACTTCGGGTTGAAACCCAAATCTAACCTAGCAAAACAATACCGAGAAGGTAGGCTCGGTGGCGTGCCATTGTTGGCAACGTCCCTAATTAGGGACATGATTTTGAGTTAG
- a CDS encoding restriction endonuclease subunit S: protein MARKGTSPLITDFDNIPDEALVPVEEQPYPIPEHWKWVRLGAICELNPPKPTFNLPNEAPVAFVPMAAVSDISGSITKVQRRNYSSVSKGYTCFAQGDVLFAKITPCMENGKSAIVPNLESEAGFGSTEFFVLRPSNLLNPKLLHQLLRQASFRLVAKQAMTGAVGQQRVPKAFLTALPIPLPPKDEQLRIVEKLDAHLAQTNSAIAEAERFLAGFESYRNSLIQAGVSGQLTAQWRAQNGIKREDWVTHNLRELGKWGGGGTPRKSNSDFWENGTIPWVTPKDVKSWILSDTQDHVTEEGISGSTANLYIGPAIALVVRSGILRRTLPTTIVDGSFTANQDMKILHNISEDFDVRFIHHLVRSEEARIRSTCAKSGTTVESIDFQKLLEFKLRFPLITEQKEIVRLVDSKLESLNQAETLVQKSLTTLNALRDSLVSAALSGRLT from the coding sequence ATGGCACGTAAAGGCACATCGCCCCTCATCACTGACTTTGACAATATCCCTGATGAGGCCCTAGTACCAGTTGAGGAACAGCCGTACCCTATTCCAGAGCATTGGAAGTGGGTGCGGTTGGGAGCTATTTGTGAACTTAATCCCCCCAAACCCACATTTAACCTGCCAAACGAAGCCCCAGTCGCATTCGTTCCAATGGCGGCAGTATCGGACATTTCAGGTTCGATCACCAAAGTACAGAGAAGAAACTACTCGAGTGTTTCCAAAGGATATACTTGCTTTGCCCAGGGTGATGTTTTATTCGCCAAGATCACTCCATGCATGGAAAACGGCAAGTCGGCTATTGTTCCTAATCTAGAATCTGAAGCTGGTTTTGGATCAACTGAGTTTTTTGTACTCAGACCATCGAATCTCCTCAACCCTAAGCTCCTTCATCAATTGTTGCGTCAGGCCAGTTTTCGCCTGGTTGCTAAGCAAGCTATGACTGGCGCAGTCGGCCAACAACGCGTCCCTAAGGCTTTTCTTACTGCCTTGCCAATCCCCCTCCCACCAAAGGATGAGCAACTGCGGATCGTCGAGAAGCTTGATGCACATTTGGCACAAACAAATTCCGCCATTGCTGAAGCTGAGCGATTCTTGGCAGGATTTGAAAGCTACCGAAACAGCCTCATTCAGGCCGGTGTTTCGGGACAGCTGACCGCGCAGTGGCGAGCTCAGAATGGGATTAAGCGGGAGGACTGGGTAACCCATAATCTGCGCGAATTGGGAAAATGGGGTGGCGGCGGAACGCCGCGAAAATCAAATTCAGACTTCTGGGAAAATGGCACAATCCCGTGGGTGACCCCGAAAGATGTAAAGAGTTGGATCCTAAGCGACACTCAAGACCATGTCACCGAAGAGGGCATTAGCGGATCGACTGCAAATCTGTACATTGGACCTGCAATTGCTTTAGTAGTTCGGTCCGGGATTTTGCGAAGGACCCTCCCGACAACCATCGTCGATGGTAGCTTTACTGCCAATCAAGATATGAAAATACTTCACAACATATCTGAAGACTTTGATGTCCGATTCATCCATCATCTGGTTCGATCAGAAGAAGCCAGAATTCGGTCAACGTGTGCGAAATCCGGTACGACTGTTGAGAGTATTGATTTTCAGAAGCTGCTCGAGTTCAAATTGAGGTTTCCTCTAATTACCGAACAAAAGGAAATAGTCCGACTCGTAGATTCTAAGCTCGAGAGCTTGAACCAAGCCGAAACACTTGTCCAGAAGTCGTTGACAACGCTCAATGCTCTCCGGGATTCTTTGGTTTCCGCTGCTCTTTCCGGTCGGCTTACTTAG
- a CDS encoding type I restriction-modification system subunit M encodes MKTQEIVAKLWNLCNVLRDDGITYHQYVTELTYLLFLKMAKETDTEKYLPEGFRWDDLRVLEGIELKKFYQDMLRELGEGSTSRVREIYTGAQTNIDEPKNLKKIIDAINDLDWYSAREEGLGNLYEGLLEKNANEKKSGAGQYFTPRVLIDVMVRLIDPQPGERCNDPACGTFGFMIAASEYVRRNTDNHYSLDGDRAEFQVKEAFTGVELVHDTHRLALMNAMLHNIEAPIYLGDTLSPLGKDLNGYDVVLTNPPFGTKRGGERATRDDLTFPTSNKQLNFLQHIYRSLKRGGRAAVVLPDNVLFSDGDGRRIREDLMNKCNMHTILRLPTGIFYANGVKTNVLFFERGITDKDNTKEVWFYDLRTNMPSFGKRTPLTKEHFAGFAAAYASTDRTTLVDDRLSHFTRAEIAAKDDSLDLGLIREESVSIDWDTYDPAEQATQAADLLEAAVNILRSLADELKTSEGK; translated from the coding sequence GTGAAAACTCAAGAGATCGTTGCCAAGCTGTGGAACCTCTGCAACGTATTGCGAGATGACGGAATCACGTACCACCAGTACGTCACGGAGCTCACTTACTTGCTGTTTCTTAAGATGGCAAAGGAAACAGACACGGAAAAGTATCTTCCAGAAGGTTTCCGTTGGGATGACCTGCGCGTCCTCGAGGGGATTGAACTGAAGAAGTTCTACCAGGACATGCTCCGAGAACTTGGTGAGGGGTCCACCTCGCGAGTTCGTGAAATCTACACCGGCGCCCAGACTAACATCGATGAGCCCAAGAATTTGAAGAAGATCATCGACGCAATCAATGATCTCGACTGGTACTCCGCCCGTGAAGAAGGCCTCGGCAATTTATACGAGGGGCTCCTAGAAAAGAACGCAAATGAGAAGAAATCTGGAGCCGGCCAGTACTTCACCCCTCGCGTGCTTATCGACGTCATGGTTCGTCTCATCGATCCTCAACCGGGAGAACGCTGCAACGACCCTGCATGTGGCACGTTTGGCTTCATGATCGCAGCGAGCGAATACGTGCGCCGAAATACTGACAATCACTATTCTCTGGACGGCGATCGAGCCGAATTTCAGGTCAAGGAAGCCTTCACAGGTGTTGAGTTGGTTCATGACACACACCGTCTGGCTCTGATGAATGCGATGCTGCACAATATCGAGGCTCCTATCTACTTGGGCGATACCCTTTCACCACTTGGAAAGGACCTCAATGGCTATGACGTGGTACTCACTAACCCGCCTTTTGGCACCAAGCGCGGCGGCGAGCGTGCTACCCGCGATGACCTCACTTTCCCGACGTCGAACAAGCAGCTGAACTTCCTGCAGCACATTTACCGCAGCCTCAAACGCGGCGGTCGTGCAGCGGTTGTTTTGCCCGATAACGTGCTGTTCTCAGACGGCGATGGGCGCCGGATCCGTGAGGATTTGATGAACAAGTGCAACATGCACACCATCTTGCGCTTGCCCACCGGCATCTTCTACGCCAACGGTGTGAAAACAAATGTATTGTTCTTCGAGCGTGGCATCACCGACAAGGACAACACCAAAGAGGTCTGGTTCTACGATCTACGCACCAACATGCCGTCCTTCGGCAAGCGCACCCCACTTACAAAGGAGCATTTTGCGGGGTTCGCGGCTGCCTACGCCAGCACGGACCGCACAACGCTTGTCGACGACCGTCTCTCCCACTTCACCCGTGCGGAAATCGCAGCCAAGGACGACAGTCTTGACCTTGGCCTGATCAGGGAAGAATCGGTCAGCATCGATTGGGATACCTACGATCCCGCCGAGCAAGCGACACAAGCAGCTGACTTGCTTGAAGCAGCCGTGAACATCCTACGTTCCCTTGCGGACGAGTTGAAGACCAGCGAGGGAAAATAG